From Macaca mulatta isolate MMU2019108-1 chromosome 3, T2T-MMU8v2.0, whole genome shotgun sequence, the proteins below share one genomic window:
- the RBM11 gene encoding splicing regulator RBM11: MFPAQEEADRTVFVGNLEARVREEILYELFLQAGPLTKVTICKDREGKPKSFGFVCFKHPESVSYAIALLNGIRLYGRPINVQYRFGSSHSSEPANQSFESCVKINSYSYRNEEMVVGRSSFPMQCLPIHNTSLPQEYFPFQKMQWHAYNPVLQLPYYEMTAPLPNSASVSSSLNHVPDLEAGPSSYKWTHQQPGDSDLYQMTAPLPSSASVSSSLNHVPDLEAGPTSYKWTHQQPSDSDFYQMNKRKRQKQTSDSDSSTDNNRGNECSQKFRKSKKKKRY, translated from the exons ATGTTCCCTGCTCAGGAGGAGGCCGACAGGACCGTGTTTGTGGGGAATTTAGAGGCCCGAGTTCGGGAAGAGATTCTGTACGAGCTGTTCCTTCAG gcGGGGCCACTAACCAAAGTGACTATATGcaaagacagagaaggaaagcCGAAGTCTTTTGGATTTGTCTGCTTTAAACACCCAGAATCGGTGTCTTATGCCATAGCTTTGCTGAATGGAATTCGTTTATATGGAAGACCAATTAATGTGCAGTATCGATTTG GGAGTTCTCACTCTTCTGAACCAGCTAACCAAAGTTTTGAGAGCTGTGTTAAGATAAATTCATACAGCtacag GAATGAAGAAATGGTGGTGGGCAGATCTTCCTTTCCCATGCAGTGTTTACCAATTCATAATACTTCTTTACCTCAAGAATATTTTCCCTTTCAGAAGATG CAGTGGCATGCGTATAATCCAGTGCTGCAGCTTCCTTACTATGAGATGACAGCTCCACTTCCTAATAGTGCATCCGTGTCTTCCTCACTGAATCATGTTCCAGATCTTGAGGCTGGACCCAGCTCATATAAATGGACTCACCAACAACCAGGTGACTCTGACCTTTATCAGATGACAGCTCCACTTCCTAGTAGTGCATCCGTGTCTTCCTCACTGAATCATGTTCCCGATCTTGAGGCTGGACCCACCTCATATAAATGGACACACCAACAACCAAGTGACTCTGACTTTTATCAGATGAATAAACGAAAGAGGCAAAAGCAAACAAGTGATAGTGATAGTAGCACAGACAACAACAGAGGCAATGAATGTAGCCAAAAGTTCCGAAAGtctaagaagaagaaaagatactAG